Within Claveliimonas bilis, the genomic segment TGGGTTCCTCTGTGTAAATAAAAGGAAATCATAAGCCAGATCCTTCGGAAGGATCACAAGATTTGCCTGTGCGTATCCGGCACACATCCCGGAAGTCTGTCCGGTTATCTTCTCTTCTCTTATCAGTGCCCGCGCCTGTGCGGGCGTCATTGTACTGTAATCCATAACTATTTCCCCCTCTTCATGCAGTCTGTCTGCTGCGATTCATTGATTCTTTGCGCCTCTTCCACGCTGATCTTTACAAAACGAACCTGATCTCCCGGCTTGCCCTGTACAAGTTTGGGAATATCAAAGGAACACACTACGGCGATTTTGGCATATCCGCCTGTTGTCTGCCGGTCAGCAAGCAAAATAATAGGCTTCCCGCTTGCAGGCACCTGTATCGCTCCAAAAGCAATGCCGTCAGAAATGATATCCGTCCCGTTTACGCTCTCGATCGGTTCTCCCTCCATACGGTAACCCATACGGTCGCTCTGATCAGAAATTGTATAAATTCCGCCGTAAAAGGTTTCTTTGCCTTTGTCGCTGAAATATTCTGCCTGGGGACCTTCAATCACTCTCACCTCAATGGGAGAACCATAAAATTCCGCTTTCGCCCGCCGCTCTTTTACTTCTTCAAAAGAGGCATGCGGCGTTCCCGTCTTCAGCACATCTCCCGCTTTTAGCGCCCGTCCTTCATAGCCTCCCATGGCACATTTCAGATTCGTGGACCTGCTTCCCATTACGATCGGGACGTCAATACCTCCGCCAAAGGCAATATAAGTTCTGCATCCGCTTTTCACCATACCAAGAGAAACCGTATCTCCCGCCTGCAAGAGATACGGGCGGTTCATTTCAGCCGCTTCCCCGTTAATCTGCGGTTCCATGTCCGCCCCTGTAAAGGCGATCAGTGTATCTTCATCCACTTCCATCATTCCGCCAAACAAAGTGGCCTCCAGCACTGCTTCTCCTGCAGGATTTCCCACCAGTTCGTTGGCCTGTTTATAGGCTTTCTGATCCATTACTCCGGAAGTCTGGATACCGGAATTTTGATATCCATAACGCCCGGCGTCCTGCACTGTCGTGAGTGCACCCGGTATAATAACTTTTACAGACATCTTATGCATCCTCCTCCAAAACCTCTACCTGATATGTGCCGTTTACGATCATACGGCGGATATCATAATAATCATCTATCGTGATCGGAATAAAACGGATAAATTCTCCCGCCTTACAGAGGATCGGCTCCTCCCGGTCAGGATCGTAAAAATCCACCGGAGTGCCTCCCATCAGGCGCCAGCCTCCCGGCGATGCCAGCGGATACACACCTGTTTGATTTCCCCCGATCCCTACTGCTCCCGGCTGAATTTTCACCCGCGGAGTTTTCAGCCTCGGGATCTCGATTCTTTTATCCAATCCTCCCAGATATACAAATCCGGGAAGAAATCCCATCATATAAATTTTATAGTCTACCGAACTGTGGATTGCGATAATTTCATCCCGGTCCAGCCCGGTGTAAGCTTCCATATCTGCCAGATCCTGGCCGAATCTCGCCCCATAGCAGCAAGGAATTTTTAAAATTCTTTTTTTCTCTTTCGCTGATCCTGCTCCTATCTCCCCGCTGTTTTCAAGCACCGCCTTCAGCTTCGCATAGCTTGTCAGGAACGGATCATAATAGACCATCAGTGAACGGAAGGTTGGAACAAGCTCCACAATTCCCGGGATCTGCTCCTCTTCAATCCTTCTTGCAAGTGTATGTACCTGATCGTTAATCCTGGTATCGATCGCATTACCGAATTCTACGACCATTGCCCTGTCACCGGATGGCATAAATTTTACTTCTCCCATGACTTCACCTTTCAAATTTTTCTTTCATCAAAATCTGTCATTTTTCTTATTTTGTCGCTTCATAAAACTCATCCAGCAAAGCTTTTCGAAGCTTTTCCAGAAGCTCAGGATTCTTTCCTCCTACCGGTTTTCCGTCAAT encodes:
- a CDS encoding biotin-dependent carboxyltransferase family protein — its product is MSVKVIIPGALTTVQDAGRYGYQNSGIQTSGVMDQKAYKQANELVGNPAGEAVLEATLFGGMMEVDEDTLIAFTGADMEPQINGEAAEMNRPYLLQAGDTVSLGMVKSGCRTYIAFGGGIDVPIVMGSRSTNLKCAMGGYEGRALKAGDVLKTGTPHASFEEVKERRAKAEFYGSPIEVRVIEGPQAEYFSDKGKETFYGGIYTISDQSDRMGYRMEGEPIESVNGTDIISDGIAFGAIQVPASGKPIILLADRQTTGGYAKIAVVCSFDIPKLVQGKPGDQVRFVKISVEEAQRINESQQTDCMKRGK
- the pxpB gene encoding 5-oxoprolinase subunit PxpB; this translates as MGEVKFMPSGDRAMVVEFGNAIDTRINDQVHTLARRIEEEQIPGIVELVPTFRSLMVYYDPFLTSYAKLKAVLENSGEIGAGSAKEKKRILKIPCCYGARFGQDLADMEAYTGLDRDEIIAIHSSVDYKIYMMGFLPGFVYLGGLDKRIEIPRLKTPRVKIQPGAVGIGGNQTGVYPLASPGGWRLMGGTPVDFYDPDREEPILCKAGEFIRFIPITIDDYYDIRRMIVNGTYQVEVLEEDA